A window from Drosophila yakuba strain Tai18E2 chromosome 3L, Prin_Dyak_Tai18E2_2.1, whole genome shotgun sequence encodes these proteins:
- the LOC6534434 gene encoding uncharacterized protein LOC6534434 encodes MDRSGGSQGNGSYMDQNSLGILNMDNLKVFGDLSSFSKSARRSGAGRDSSAVHERLREERLRALETLEKPRPSRPSQAKSTAPQIRSTTNISELVTDETIDLNSSGSFALVTPATKGTNISFEPAEITGRSTLCQAGKQRRREKPSLSVAEILKSSFVEKARLLEKKLQDASQVETSYHLSRANSSSLTDSFNCSRSLPRTADMSDLSLNGGGGFSFGSASLAAEGQDESFAPAELMQSKLVLGEISWAQEFTAMPTATLSTQAMQKIAAPPPSSEIETSVSNSVLAGDPDFSLGNYFQTRSENIWNIVSNGSPTRSRSTQPLLDPQTNATLDSVGEKTPQPDNKTYTKADAMTGSNLGRNLMRKMQQDRIQTTLKANNGVTVKETKRPPSSSEILSLSAIDKALRDIDLNSDTSTIEVVNHLWEHGRGINYDDGENKENQSSNSQAERTLCGSNKLTDTMSFTDSVLNSTDFRHLQQSISRKPLSPLADQPQITISRADTDPVETEAEADIDEWPSTPVKEPNRRVRRTKVSPRSASPSSSDGIRPLTCTEDENEDEDKTPVNKKRVSISTVGMIPRKPSSLSSTRLDGCDVAVASSTERDFGISPNLAKNLSPLSSPRSCLSSPLLDSTTSSDRRQLMSGVARKANSSPAGSEASSTSGFAASGRRGLGSSSITAPRSISRCSNSSEFSHRDGKLLPLKVTHTTLCWGSTKLRTDVRKSMQVKNTADKRLVIRLGIQGPGFQLVDSGSSTITLQAMECRSVVINFCPTVCGAAIGALSFYAPAGAHNSSQPGLEIPLYGYGGSASITIQGLLKGPVGASFLTIGDVCELSAGPLTASLKFHNKGPLTAFVGISVDSTVLMKLRLSEAFEVRPSRLILPPNSERCVQILFRPNREDLKNILKKTAQVLTLANMRIFCGDEPNRQRMRSLVQRMSSRQREKLTSPMLDSIWGQFPDEQPVRNIGQLNEPPEFILDLVTVVRIIDVALTLNRDFDESSESSLMFLPEADETVLFRTICMANSPTPTQSNLLEPVDELLEADTTTLMAVERNWSVQPASLEFGAGGSPLATLSVTNSFCSRQLIEVTCSVPDLVRISPSECYVSPDGGQAEIDVRLLRSPRRDMLEKEPLIVVSMENERINVPLSFKF; translated from the exons ATGGACAGAAGCGGTGGAAGTCAGGGAAATGGCAGCTACATGGACCAGAACTCGCTGGGCATCCTGAACATGGATAATCTAAAGG TCTTTGGTGACTTGTCCAGTTTCAGCAAAAGTGCAAGGAGGAGCGGCGCTGGTCGGGACTCCTCCGCCGTCCACGAGCGGCTCCGAGAAGAGCGACTGCGTGCGCTGGAGACACTGGAAAAACCCCGACCATCGCGTCCCAGCCAAGCAAAGAGCACTGCCCCCCAGATACGCTCAACTACAAACATCTCGGAGCTGGTGACGGACGAAACCATTGATCTAAACAGCAGCGGCTCCTTCGCTTTGGTCACGCCCGCCACCAAGGGCACTAACATCTCTTTTGAGCCTGCGGAGATCACCGGCAGATCCACACTCTGTCAGGCTGGAAAACAGCGCCGCAGGGAGAAGCCATCCCTGTCTGTGGCCGAAATCCTAAAGTCCTCCTTCGTTGAGAAGGCTCGCCTGTTGGAGAAGAAGCTGCAGGATGCCAGCCAGGTGGAGACCAGCTATCACTTATCACGAGCCAACTCCAGCAGCCTCACAGATTCGTTCAACTGCTCACGCAGCTTACCGCGCACTGCAGACATGAGTGATCTAAGTCTTAACGGCGGTGGGGGATTCTCCTTCGGCTCTGCCTCGTTGGCGGCGGAAGGTCAGGATGAGAGTTTTGCTCCCGCCGAGCTAATGCAGTCCAAACTGGTGCTGGGTGAAATCTCCTGGGCGCAGGAGTTTACAGCCATGCCGACGGCCACGTTGAGCACTCAGGCGATGCAGAAGATCGCCGCACCGCCTCCATCATCCGAAATAGAAACCTCGGTGTCCaa TTCTGTCTTGGCTGGAGACCCAGACTTCTCGCTGGGCAACTATTTCCAGACACGATCGGAAAATATATGGAATATTGTGAGCAACGGCAGCCCGACTCGCTCCCGATCCACTCAACCGCTATTGGACCCACAAACTAACGCGACCCTGGATTCAGTTGGCGAAAAGACTCCGCAGCCAGACAACAAAACCTACACCAAGGCGGATGCCATGACTGGCTCAAATCTCGGACGCAATCTCATGCGAAAAATGCAGCAGGATCGGATTCAGACGACACTGAAAGCCAACAATGGTGTGACCGTGAAAGAGACCAAGCGTCCGCCATCGAGCTCCGAGATCCTAAGTCTCTCCGCAATCGACAAGGCGCTTAGGGACATAGATCTAAACTCGGATACATCCACTATAGAGGTTGTCAACCACCTGTGGGAGCATGGTCGTGGCATTAATTATGATGATGGAGAAAACAAGGAGAACCAGAGCAGCAACTCCCAAGCGGAGCGCACTTTATGCGGCTCCAACAAGCTTACGGACACTATGAGTTTCACGGACTCTGTGCTAAACTCCACGGATTTCCGTCATTTGCAGCAGAGCATCTCGCGCAAGCCGCTCAGTCCGCTGGCGGACCAGCCGCAAATTACCATTAGCCGTGCGGACACCGATCCCGTGGAGACGGAGGCCGAGGCTGACATCGATGAATGGCCCTCGACGCCGGTGAAGGAGCCTAACCGCAGAGTGAGACGTACTAAGGTTTCGCCAAGATCTGCAAGTCCGTCCAGTAGCGACGGAATACGTCCACTAACCTGCACCGAGGATGAAaacgaggacgaggacaagACGCCAGTGAACAAGAAGAGGGTATCGATCTCCACAGTGGGAATGATTCCGCGCAAACCCTCATCCTTAAGCAGCACTCGCTTGGATGGATGTGACGTGGCTGTGGCCTCTTCCACAGAACGTGATTTTGGCATTTCACCGAACCTCGCCAAAAACCTATCACCCTTGTCCTCCCCGAGAAGCTGTCTCTCGTCGCCGCTGCTGGACAGCACAACTAGTTCCGACCGCAGGCAGCTCATGAGTGGAGTAGCACGCAAGGCGAACTCCTCGCCCGCGGGAAGTGAGGCCAGTTCCACCAGCGGATTCGCAGCAAGCGGAAGACGTGGACTAGGATCCAGTTCTATTACAGCACCGCGCAGTATTTCGCGCTGCTCGAACTCCAGTGAGTTCAGTCATCGCGATGGGAAGCTGCTGCCCTTAAAGGTGACTCACACGACCCTCTGTTGGGGCAGCACAAAACTGCGTACAGATGTCCGTAAGTCCATGCAGGTGAAAAACACGGCGGACAAACGTCTCGTCATTCGGCTTGGCATCCAGGGACCCGGTTTCCAGCTGGTTGACTCCGGTAGCAGCACCATCACACTGCAAGCCATGGAATGTCGGTCGGTGGTGATTAACTTCTGTCCCACTGTCTGTGGAGCGGCCATCGGAGCCTTGTCTTTTTATGCACCGGCAGGAGCGCATAATAGCAGCCAGCCGGGCCTGGAGATCCCGTTGTACGGCTACGGCGGCAGTGCGTCCATCACCATACAGGGTCTGCTAAAAGGACCGGTGGGCGCCAGTTTCCTTACCATCGGTGATGTATGCGAGCTATCCGCTGGTCCTCTTACTGCGAGTCTCAAGTTTCACAACAAGGGCCCTCTTACCGCTTTTGTGGGTATTTCAGTGGACTCCACCGTGCTCATGAAACTGCGCCTAAGCGAGGCCTTTGAGGTGCGTCCAAGCCGCCTGATATTGCCGCCAAATAGCGAGCGCTGCGTACAGATACTTTTCCGACCGAATCGCGAGGACTTGAAGAACATACTTAAGAAGACTGCGCAGGTGCTGACTCTGGCCAATATGCGGATTTTCTGCGGAGACGAGCCCAACAGACAGCGTATGCGCAGCTTGGTCCAAAGGATGAGCAGTCGACAGCGGGAGAAGCTCACATCGCCGATGCTGGACAGCATTTGGGGCCAATTCCCGGATGAGCAGCCAGTACGCAACATTGGCCAGCTCAACGAACCACCCGAGTTCATTCTGGACTTGGTCACCGTAGTGCGGATTATTGATGTTGCGCTTACCCTTAATCGGGATTTTGATGAATCGTCGGAGAGCTCGCTAATGTTTTTGCCGGAAGCCGATGAAACCGTGTTATTCCGGACCATATGTATGGCCAATTCGCCGACGCCAACGCAGAGCAACCTATTGGAGCCTGTGGATGAGCTATTGGAGGCGGACACCACCACTTTGATGGCCGTCGAGCGGAATTGGTCTGTGCAGCCCGCTTCGCTGGAATTCGGAGCCGGCGGATCCCCACTGGCCACTTTGTCCGTAACTAATAGCTTCTGCTCCAGGCAGCTCATCGAGGTCACCTGCAGTGTCCCGGATCTGGTGCGAATCAGCCCCAGCGAGTGCTACGTTTCTCCGGATGGCGGTCAGGCTGAGATCGATGTGCGCCTGCTCCGCTCACCTAGGCGGGATATGCTCGAAAAGGAGCCGCTCATCGTGGTCTCCATGGAGAACGAGCGCATTAATGTGCCGcttagttttaagttttaa
- the LOC6534435 gene encoding female-specific protein transformer isoform X1 yields the protein MKMDADSSCGSDHRDSRGTRSRSRREREHGRRSERDSKKKEHKVPYFADEVREQDRVRRLRQRSPRSSRRTRSRSKSSERRHRHRSRSRNRSRSRSSERRRRQRSPHRYNPPPKIINYYLQVPPQDFYGMSAMQQRYGYQRLPHPPPFPPAPYRFRQRQPFMGAPRFGYRNAWRPPY from the exons ATGAAAATGGACGCCGACAGCAGTTGTGGATCTGATCATCGAG ATTCCCGTGGCACCAGGTCGCGATCCCGGCGAGAAAGAGAACATGGGCGAAGAAGCGAGAGGGACAGCAAAAAGAAGGAGCACAAGGTTCCCTATTTTGCGGACGAGGTTCGGGAACAGGATCGGGTGAGAAGGCTGCGCCAAAGATCGCCCAGATCCTCTAGACGCACTCGCTCCAGATCCAAGTCTTCCGAGAGAAGGCATCGCCATCGCTCTAGGAGCCGCAACCGCAGCCGAAGTCGCAGCAGTGAACGGAGACGCCGCCAAAGGAGTCCTCATCGGTATAATCCGCCTCCAAAGATCATCAACTACTATTTGCAAGTTCCACCCCAGGATTTCTAC GGAATGTCTGCCATGCAGCAAAGATATGGATACCAACGGCTACCACATCCTCCGCCGTTTCCACCTGCCCCCTACAGATTTCGCCAGCGACAGCCGTTCATGGGAGCTCCGCGGTTTGGCTACAGAAACGCGTGGCGCCCCCCATATTAA
- the LOC6534435 gene encoding uncharacterized protein LOC6534435 isoform X2: MKMDADSSCGSDHRVSYCVKCEMDENERWTSRQTKKLGQWDF, from the exons ATGAAAATGGACGCCGACAGCAGTTGTGGATCTGATCATCGAG TGTCATATTgtgtgaaatgtgaaatggaTGAAAATGAACGCTGGACGAGCAGACAGACAAAGAAGCTTGGACAATGGGACTTTTAA
- the LOC6534436 gene encoding polycomb group RING finger protein 3, with protein MERRVKLKTINPHITCKICGGYFIDATTVTECLHTFCKSCLVKHLEEKKTCPTCDNIIHQSHPLQYISFDRTMQDIVYKLVPKLQEDESRRERDFYKSRNMPCPKDITQNHEDDNEKVMDAHAESDFHRLDEQVNVCLECISNNFKNLQRRFIRCSSQATITHLKKLVAKKILNGIEKYREIDILCNEELLGKDHTLKFVYVTRWRFRDPPLRLQFRPRVEL; from the exons ATGGAGCGGCGCGTGAAGTTGAAGACGATCAATCCGCACATCACGTGCAAGATCTGCGGGGGCTACTTCATCGATGCCACCACGGTGACGGAGTGTCTGCACACAT TTTGCAAGAGTTGCCTGGTAAAGCACCTGGAGGAGAAGAAGACCTGCCCCACCTGCGACAACATCATCCACCAGTCCCATCCCCTGCAATACATCAGCTTCGATCGCACCATGCAGGACATTGTGTACAAACTGGTGCCGAAACTGCAAGAAG ATGAATCGCGCCGGGAGCGGGACTTCTACAAGAGCAGGAACATGCCGTGCCCCAAGGACATCACGCAGAACCACGAGGATGACAACGAGAAGGTGATGGACGCCCACGCCGAGTCCGACTTCCATCGCCTGGACGAGCAAGTGAACGTGTGCCTGGAGTGCATTAGCAATAACTTCAAGAACCTGCAGAGGCGCTTTATTCGCTGCAGCTCGCAGGCGACGATAACGCACCTCAAAAAGCTGGTGGCCAAGAAGATCCTCAACGGCATTGAAAAGTACAGAGAG ATCGACATTCTGTGCAACGAGGAGCTGCTCGGCAAGGATCACACGCTGAAGTTCGTCTACGTGACGCGCTGGCGCTTCCGGGATCCGCCGCTGCGGCTGCAGTTTCGTCCACGGGTCGAGCTCTAA
- the LOC6534437 gene encoding uncharacterized protein LOC6534437, which produces MTIRSTNVPKELGGHGIGKLLAKAALDYALLNGQFIVIKCRFVQYYIDKYEPQYAEYILK; this is translated from the coding sequence ATGACCATCAGGAGCACCAACGTCCCGAAGGAGTTGGGCGGACATGGCATTGGGAAGCTACTGGCCAAGGCGGCACTGGACTACGCACTGCTCAACGGGCAATTCATTGTTATCAAGTGCCGGTTTGTCCAGTACTACATCGACAAATATGAGCCGCAATACGCCGAGTACATACTGAAATAA
- the LOC6534438 gene encoding syntaxin-8: MALVDHDSWDIEYEGCERLRHQLLVYLNQRQQLNQKASSYVQLSSSIQTGIEQLAKDVKHLKVVLDNAITWETSPEEELQQRRIDWDRLTSQLREIREKFANSTRSNVLATSGSAWQDQDLLPGQSNPSRNTALDVEALKQRKTEMLAQQNEGLEVLSATLSRQRQLATQLGNEVEDQNNILDNLANAMDRVETGVQRETQSIGQVNRRDSTWGYWLVIIALFVAIIVVVFV, translated from the exons ATGGCGCTGGTGGATCACGATTCCTGGGACATCGAGTACGAGGGCTGCGAGCGACTGCGCCATCAGCTCCTGGTGTACCTCAACCAGCGTCAGCAACTCAATCAGAAGGCGAGCTCGTACGTCCAACTGTCCAGCAGCATACAGACCGGAATAGAGCAGCTGGCCAAGGACGTGAAGCACCTAAAGGTGGTGCTGGACAACGCCATCACCTGGGAGACGAGCCccgaggaggagctgcagcagcggcgcATCGACTGGGACAGACTCACCTCGCAGCTGCGAGAGATCCGTGAGAAGTTTGCAAACAGCACCCGCTCCAATGTCCTGGCGACATCCGGTTCTGCTTGGCAGGATCAGGATCTCTTGCCGGGTCAAAGCAATCCCTCGCGGAACACCGCCTTGGATGTGGAGGCCCTGAAGCAGAGAAAGACCGAAATGCTGGCGCAGCAGAACGAAGGACTCGAGGTGCTATCAGCCACATTGTCCAGACAGCGCCAACTAGCCACACAGTTGGGTAACGAGGTGGAGGACCAGAACA ATATCCTTGACAACTTGGCTAACGCCATGGACCGCGTGGAAACGGGTGTCCAGCGGGAAACACAGAGCATTGGACAGGTCAACCGGCGAGACAGCACCTGGGGCTATTGGCTCGTCATCATTGCCTTGTTTGTCGCCATCATCGTCGTGGTCTTCGTCTAG
- the LOC6534439 gene encoding cytochrome b-c1 complex subunit 2, mitochondrial, protein MACNASKTSLLRAIAKRGYATCPRPVGDLSAVNVKVLENKLVVATADATLPVSRVSLVLGAGSRNEAYDTQGASHLLRLAGGLSTQNSSAFAIARNIQQVGGTLTTWGDREVVGYTVTTTADNAETGLRYLQDLLQPAFKPWELVDNAKTVVNQLNAVSTEQRAIELVHKAAFRNGLGNSIYSPRFQLGKLSSESLLHYVAQTFAAGRAAVVGVGIDNNTLAGFAQTLQFPSGGGKAASANWYGGDARKDTSGHRAVVAIAGQGGAASNHKEALAFAILEQALGAKAATKRGTSAGLFGEAVNCAGGVGASVKAVNASYSDAGLFGFVVSADSKDIGKTVEFLVRGLKSASVSEKDVARGKALLKARIISRYSSDGGLIKEIGRQAALTRNVLEADALLSAIDGISQSQVQEAAKKVGSSKLAVGAIGHLANVPFASDLA, encoded by the exons ATGGCTTGTAACGCTAGCAAGACGTCGCTCCTGCGCGCCATCGCC AAACGAGGCTACGCCACCTGCCCGCGCCCCGTCGGAGACCTGTCCGCCGTGAACGTCAAGGTACTGGAGAACAAACTAGTGGTGGCCACCGCCGATGCCACTCTTCCCGTTTCGCGCGTGTCTTTGGTGCTGGG AGCCGGATCCCGAAACGAGGCATACGACACCCAGGGAGCCTCGCACCTGCTCCGTTTGGCCGGAGGGCTGAGCACCCAGAATTCGTCCGCCTTCGCCATCGCCCGCAACATCCAGCAGGTGGGCGGTACCCTGACCACATGGGGCGATCGCGAGGTCGTCGGCTACACGGTGACCACCACAGCAGACAACGCGGAGACCGGACTGCGCTACCTGCAGGACCTGCTGCAGCCAGCCTTCAAGCCCTGGGAGTTGGTCGACAATGCCAAAACAGTGGTCAACCAGCTAAACGCCGTCTCCACGGAG CAACGCGCCATTGAGCTTGTTCACAAGGCTGCCTTCCGCAACGGCCTGGGAAACTCGATCTACTCGCCCCGCTTCCAGCTGGGCAAGCTGTCCTCCGAGAGCCTGCTGCACTACGTGGCCCAGACCTTTGCCGCCGGCCGTGCCGCTGTTGTGGGTGTGGGAATCGACAACAACACCCTGGCAGGCTTCGCACAGACCTTGCAGTTCcccagcggcggcggcaaggCTGCCTCCGCTAACTGGTATGGTGGAGATGCCCGTAAGGACACTTCTGGCCACCGTGCGGTCGTCGCCATTGCTGGACAGGGTGGTGCCGCATCGAACCACAAGGAAGCGTTGGCCTTCGCCATTCTGGAGCAGGCGCTCGGCGCAAAGGCCGCCACCAAGCGCGGCACTTCTGCTGGACTCTTTGGCGAGGCTGTCAACTGCGCCGGCGGCGTCGGTGCCTCTGTCAAGGCTGTGAACGCCAGCTACTCGGACGCCGGACTTTTCGGTTTCGTGGTCTCCGCCGACTCCAAGGACATTGGCAAGACCGTAGAGTTCCTGGTGCGTGGCCTGAAGTCTGCTTCGGTGTCGGAGAAGGATGTGGCCCGAGGCAAGGCTCTGTTGAAGGCGCGCATCATCTCCCGCTACTCGTCGGACGGTGGTCTGATTAAGGAGATCGGTCGCCAGGCGGCGCTCACCCGGAACGTGCTGGAGGCAGACGCTCTGCTCAGCGCCATCGATGGCATCTCGCAGTCGCAGGTCCAGGAGGCGGCCAAGAAGGTGGGCAGCTCCAAGCTGGCCGTCGGCGCTATCGGCCATCTGGCGAACGTGCCCTTCGCCTCCGATTTGGCTTAA
- the LOC6534440 gene encoding 26S proteasome non-ATPase regulatory subunit 8, with amino-acid sequence MANVEALYKELIAEWAKRPPNTVKCGQLLDQLKVALVKLAFLPTDGNDAQSSKKQLILARSVLEVAVEHSVLSKDLLAFERYMAQLKCYYYDYAKIIGESESKYKLLGLNLLYLLSGNRVSDFHTELELLSVDVIQHNQFIRPILSLEQYIMEGRYNKIFQAKSTVPVEVYSYFMDLLIETVRDEIGACIEKSYDKISAKDAAKRLNLRVPDEIKAFGEKRQWKLEASGDYSFTDRSVKPKELLPSEELAEQVLSYARDLEMIV; translated from the coding sequence ATGGCCAACGTGGAAGCGCTTTACAAGGAACTGATCGCCGAGTGGGCGAAGCGGCCACCAAACACCGTTAAGTGCGGACAGCTGCTGGATCAACTGAAAGTAGCGCTCGTGAAGCTGGCCTTCCTGCCGACGGACGGAAACGACGCCCAGAGCTCCAAGAAGCAACTGATCCTGGCTAGGAGCGTGCTTGAGGTGGCCGTCGAGCACAGCGTGCTCAGCAAGGACCTGCTTGCCTTTGAGCGCTACATGGCGCAGTTGAAGTGCTACTACTACGACTACGCCAAGATCATTGGCGAATCGGAGAGCAAGTATAAACTGCTCGGGCTGAATCTGCTCTACCTTTTGTCCGGCAACCGGGTCTCCGACTTCCACACGGAACTGGAGCTGCTCTCCGTGGACGTCATCCAGCACAACCAGTTCATTCGGCCTATCTTGTCCCTTGAGCAGTATATCATGGAGGGACGTTACAACAAGATCTTCCAGGCCAAGTCGACGGTGCCCGTCGAGGTGTATAGCTACTTTATGGATCTGCTGATTGAAACGGTACGCGATGAGATTGGTGCCTGCATTGAGAAGTCCTACGACAAGATCTCCGCCAAGGATGCCGCAAAGCGGCTCAACCTGCGCGTCCCCGACGAGATCAAGGCCTTCGGCGAGAAGCGCCAATGGAAACTAGAGGCTAGCGGCGACTACAGCTTTACGGACCGTAGCGTCAAGCCCAAGGAGCTCCTGCCCTCCGAGGAACTGGCCGAGCAAGTGCTCAGCTACGCCCGCGACCTCGAGATGATAGTTTAA
- the LOC6534441 gene encoding survival motor neuron protein, with amino-acid sequence MSDEANTAVWDDSLLVKTYDESVGLAREALARRLADSTNKREEENAAADEEAVKDLATGAAASPEPVSFKVGDYARATYVDGLDYEGAVVSINEEKGTCVIRYLGYENEQEVLLLDLLPSWGKRVRREQFLVAKKEEDEQPSRSKSSAVACGHPKTPKSSGRSRISGGLVMPPMPPVPPMIVGQGDGAEQDFVAMLTAWYMSGYYTGLYQGKKEASTTTSAKKKTPKK; translated from the coding sequence ATGTCCGACGAGGCCAACACCGCGGTGTGGGATGATTCCCTGTTGGTGAAGACGTACGACGAGTCTGTGGGATTGGCCCGCGAAGCTCTGGCCCGCCGTTTGGCAGATTCCACCAACAAACGCGAGGAGGAGAACGCCGCTGCCGACGAAGAAGCTGTCAAAGATTTGGCCACTGGTGCGGCCGCCAGCCCGGAACCGGTGTCCTTTAAGGTGGGTGACTACGCCAGGGCCACCTACGTGGACGGTTTGGACTATGAGGGCGCAGTGGTGTCTATTAACGAGGAGAAGGGCACTTGCGTCATTCGCTATTTGGGCTATGAGAACGAGCAGGAGGTGTTGCTCCTGGACCTGCTGCCGTCTTGGGGCAAGCGGGTGCGTCGCGAGCAGTTCCTCGTTgccaagaaggaggaggacgagCAGCCAAGCCGCTCCAAGTCATCCGCTGTCGCTTGTGGTCATCCAAAGACTCCTAAATCTTCCGGAAGGAGCAGGATCTCTGGGGGACTGGTTATGCCGCCCATGCCACCAGTACCGCCCATGATTGTCGGACAAGGCGACGGAGCCGAGCAGGATTTCGTGGCCATGCTCACCGCCTGGTACATGTCCGGCTATTATACGGGCCTCTACCAGGGAAAGAAAGAagccagcaccaccactaGCGCCAAGAAGAAGACACCCAAGAAGTAA